One Oryza sativa Japonica Group chromosome 8, ASM3414082v1 DNA window includes the following coding sequences:
- the LOC4346163 gene encoding cysteine-rich and transmembrane domain-containing protein WIH2 translates to MSYQRVPPDEPYPPPGYPQSGPYPYPPPSGAVYPPQGYPSSHGVYPPPQGPYPPPHQPPPPGYQGYFNQGQQPYYPPPPLPYDHCHHHCGDEGSGAGFLKGCLAALCCCCLLEECCF, encoded by the exons ATGAGTTACCAGAGAGTCCCTCCCGACGAACCCTACCCTCCACCAG GGTATCCTCAATCCGGGCCATATCCATACCCACCTCCATCAGGTGCTGTGTACCCTCCTCAGGGTTACCCTAGCTCCCATGGTGTGTACCCTCCACCACAGGGGCCTTACCCCCCACCTCACCAGCCTCCACCACCAGGGTACCAGGGCTACTTCAATCAGGGCCAGCAACCTTactacccgccgccaccactgccaTATGACCACTGCCACCACCACTGTGGTGATGAGGGTTCTGGAGCTGGGTTTCTCAAAGGATG TTTGGCCGCTCTTTGCTGCTGTTGCCTGCTGGAGGAGTGCTGCTTCTAA